Genomic segment of Primulina tabacum isolate GXHZ01 chromosome 11, ASM2559414v2, whole genome shotgun sequence:
ttgagaacagagaaattgtatgctaaactgtcaaagtgtgagttttggttgagacaggttgtctttttgggtcatatcatatctggagacggtgtttctgtggatccgagtaaagttgaagctgtgatcagttggcctagaccgacttctgtaccagagatacgcagtttcatgggtctagcaggatactaccgacgatttatcagagatttctccagtatcacgaaaccgattacccagttgacacagaagaatgcgccatttgtgtggtctgaagcttgtgagtctagcttcttggagttgaagaaacAACTGACTAGTGCCCCACTGTTGACtataccttcaggtactggtgatttcgtcgtatattgtgatgcatctcacagagggctaggatgtgttcttatgcagcgaggacatgtgattgcagatgcctcgagacagctgaagccacacgagattcgttatccaattcatgatcttgaattggcggccatcgtatttgctctgaagatatggcgacactacctctatggcaagaagtttgaaatctactctgatcacaaaagcctgaagtatctgttttctcagtcagagttaaacatgagacaacgtagatggctcgatttgttaaagtactttgattgcgagatcaaatactatccaggaaagtcgaatgcagcagcggatgccttgagtcgaaaagcatgttccctatccttatcgacgagaGGTGTTTCGAATATGGTTGAAGaatgctgtttgtctggattagcgttTGATATAGATAGTAGACCActacgacttgctacgattcaagttgagccagatttgatttcgagaattaaagcagcacaaagaattgatcagaatattcagaagtcgattcagatggtcaaatcaggacatcaatcagaatatcaggtacatgatcatgttctgtatgtgaataaccgtcttgtactgcaagatatttcagatttgaaacaacagatattgtcaaaagcgtactgtagtcggttcagtatccatcctggtggcaggaagatgtaaaacgatttgaagacacaattttggtggaaacagatgaagtcagatattgcaaagtttgtgtctaagtgcttaaattgccaacaggtgaaggccaaGAGGAAGAAAcctggaggtttacttcagagtttatctattcctgaatggaaatgtgatcacatttccatggatttcgttacgaagttaccacgatcatcccggggctgtgatgcgatttgggtcattattgacagattgaccaaatcagcttgttttattccgtacagaatgacatatcgacatgatcagatgaccgagatatatatcagagaggtggtcagattgcatggtgtgccgaagtcgatcgtatcagatcgtgatccccgattcacttctcatttctggcatagtctgcagcaggctttaggtacgacattgcatctgagcactgcttatcatccccagataGACGGACAGTCAAAGCGGTCTATCCAAAcattagaagatatgttgagagctgtagtgcaagattttggcactagttggcaagattcactaccactttgtgaattctcgtacaacaacagctatcagacgagcattgagatggcaccgtttgaggcgttatatggcaagaagtacagatctcctctgtattgggatgatgtatctgaggtaccagaacttgggcctgatatgattcgtgaaatgactgaaaaggtaaagatcattcagaagagaatgaagacggcgcaggatagacaagccaagtatgcgaacatcagacgtagaccgttagtattttaacagggagacagagtatttttgaagatttctcctttccgaggcgttgtcagatttggcaaacgcgggaagtattctcctagatacatcggtccgtacgagattcttgagaagattggcgatcgagcatatcgacttgctcttcctccttctttatacgggatacatgacgtttttcatgtatcgatgctgggtagatacatgcctgatgcttctcatgtcattcagcctgatgaggtCGAGCTTGACGATACACTGAGTCATTTTTAGCAACCATTACAGATTTTGGATtgaaaagaaaagcagctcagaacgaagactattcagctagtgaaagtccagtggagtcgtcatggcattaaagaagcgacttgggagacagaatcagagatgagacagagatatcccgagctattttcatgatgtgagtatttattcaacttTTGATTATAATGCTGCTTTTACACGCTTTGATTGATTGATTtcaagttcgaggacgaacttatatctaagagggggagaaatataatgcccgagattcttgTTGATACGTTTGAATTGATATATAGTATGAATAAGGAATGCAAGAACAGACGGGGATAAACGACGTTGCAAAACTTGAATATATTGATAAAGAGAGATTGCACCCGCGCCTAGtattctaccgcacccgcggttgtggcTCATGAAATGTAGAAGATTTACAGTAGGGtgaacgcacccgcggttaaaACAGGACctcacccgcggtcgtcgattttgaaaatttagaaGGGGATGCAGTgagctgaccgcacccgcggtcaagaagGAGTGCACTCGCGGTGCTCTGTGCGAGAAATTTACCtttgattcttatgttgacacatggcatgatatatatatacttagtGCATGATTCATTCCTTCCTCATTCAGCAGATCAGCAACGAAAGAATCTCCTTCAAGCTTCAAGCTTTTCCTCTTCCTCTTCAACACTTGGTTGTGACAATCCGTTAAACCAAATTGCGATCCGAGACTAGATTTGTGATCCTCTCACccaaggctacaagaggatgtaagtttggttacgtttcagcatgatttagattccatgtgttgaaaGAATTATGAGATGATGGTTAGTatgtgttcttgatatgttgAACATAGGGTAATTGAAACCGGAACGAAGAAATGAGATCGTATGCAATTCGTGTGAAATTTCAGCATATAATTGATTGAGCATATACAGATTTCAGAGCTTAGAATGTGTTATGACGAGAATGGTgagttgttgatattgattatgttgtgtTGATATGACTGGTATCGAGAATccaccgttatgccgtcgaaatgacttgaaatgaaatattgattcctATGTGTAGTTTTGTGTactagagattgatagaatgcacattgactatgccatttcagatttataTTGGcaactttgacatcgagacttcgacatcgacaaagaTTGAACGACAAgagaggtataattcatgtgaatttgggaagatacaactcgaattagatttcgtttgagtttcccaaaatcacatactagattgttgtttatatcttgttatgtttatgccttgtttatagatttatattcaagcatttaagataggagagtcattggtagatttgccaaatttctagatgttcggtgttaTCGGCACATAGGAGCAGatttactccgattgtagacattcgatacagacaagaacgaagtctaggaataagacgtactgTCACcctgattgggagggtaggtggcagactgtgacgtcttattcacaccgggatccctagagttagatacgagtcgagtccaagaattgaattgatttcagttgcatgcttatattgatttggtttcatagattatggaacctattactattgattttattcataATGGTATGTTTCATGagttatattgtgtatatgcatgtataccatattttatactgggatttgttctcaccggagtttccggctgttgttgtgtcagtatgtgtgcataacgacaggtgggacaggatctgggtcgcgacagagatgagatatcgagatagcgtggaggtTACAGGCCAAGAAGAAGGACTAGTGATGTAATACTAGACATGTATTAGATCCTAAACAGTAGTAGAATACTTGTAGTTgaacatgtgaatgttatttGGAGTTCAATAATTTGACAACATTGTGTAtggtgtatgatttatatacattagtttataatgtttaaaagaaatttttttatgacccacattttctagcaaagatccaattaatcccaaaatggaattgagttagagcccgggtccccacattttcctatgttgatgattttaagatttttatacgtttatttttatgtatgattttggacaggtttggttattttaaactgcgctatttttactgtcaaatatttaagatcatttttaaatcttatatttttttgtaaagctCATGAATGAGAAATGTTTAAAtgatatttcgaaaatgtgagctttaaaaaaaatatttccacattttttttaaactagTACACGTTtcactagttttccgcactaattataatttatgatttttaagttatgttaaagatatttttacgacgatttatttttgagtgatttttgaaaggttatagtatgtgctatacttttcaaatatttttaggtTTAGCAAAATGTTGGGTAATTTTATGATAAGCTATTTCTTTTGGTTTCCAAATTATAGTTGgttgatatattttaaaatgatgtcaaaaatattttatggttcggccgaatgcaatgtgaggtttgaaaaaaaaaattctagcacattttaagaaaacgagcagcagacgtttcagttggtatcagagcaatggttctgtaaaagattgtgccaccatcagtgccgggaagctaAGTCCTCAAGCCTAAAATTATAAGTTTAtgtgctttatatgattttatgatgttacctgcataattatataaattatatgtttacgttacatgtttaatagctttatgaggatatatgatttatatgatttaaaatttttatacgtgatacgatatgaaataagaaattatttgatttcaacgcatgttggctttgtggtggaattggactgttggtttttgggttttagtattgacgttctatttttaggccataagttaatcgtgaatgtTATGAATACTTTTGGgtcacgtagattttctaagaaaatatttataattcatggttactagttgaattaatttttgagaattactcataagtagtaatgattcgaagactgcgatgatctttggaagtaagaaaatgtataaattgggattttaagttttgatgaaatgtaagattggttatgagaattgattcttgggtaaataagtttaaaattttcgaaattatcttATGGGAAATCTATagagaaaattaagaatgccgagaacttatgggttaatcatatgatttttgaaattaatgaTCAATTGGaaaattttgaggaaattaagaatttattttgcaattgttaagaaatttggggactagtttagcaatagatgagaattgaatggtttaaatggtAAGAATTTTTGATGGTTTAGACTTtttagaatatttggaaccttgggatatcttggttataatgttataaggaaaattaatcaagggtttttaaggatgaatcaatattaggcttgaaaatgtAAGCGTTAGTGGATGCATTTGagattttaatgttgaaatatgataatttgatgaatattttgggtataaaagtagaaaataatatacgataaatatggtcatccatcttttaatattgggaattgaaagaaaatttgaaattcgaggttataatagtaacaacactaagtcattatgggtctttctaagttgcgaattgcaaataaggatttagaaggaaaagtTAATTGGGaacaaggagacgtaaggacattctagaacttaagttttatcaaagtagcgtagcggaagcgtggatttttgagaTACtaaaactaagtctaaacttttgattagaaaggataagcgaattttgaggacgaaattcagtttaaggggggaagattgtaactcCCCGAAAATTAAAAAGtcaacgcgaaccacatgcatgagttattaaattcctttgtattttaactaaatgttttaattgcatatattaattatgttgtgcatatttgcatgtttaaaatatatttttctacatggttgcattaaaatttaatttttaaaggttattcaagttgcaatcgaggaacggagaccgagggttgaaaaatagaaaatgtttttattaaataattgtttttaattatttaaaatcacGGGGGatgattttttcttatttttgaaaataaggagtttttgatgtgattttatacgccgagacgtaaattttatcggtgttggtttttcaacaaaaatacgaacattttggcaacccggctaataaattcacaaacttatttaagcaaaaattatttttaaatcttttaaatattttaattaagcactaatgggcctaaatgacttttctaatgggcctaagATTAATTACTGtttttaattaactatataatatattaaacccACCCCACAATCCCTAAAACTCACGACCACTCTCCTATCACATATCAAACACTCTTCTTTGAAGTTTCACGACACACACAAGGGTTGAAGGGAAAAGCATCAAAAGTTGCAAGGATTTTCAAGCCGTCGtttcctcgtcgtcgttcttcaatcgtcaacgtaaaATCCTACATTTAAatcgcaaaggcacgccatattcttcctttactcatcatcacaccatattatgtaattgtttatgaatttgcatgTAAACAAGTCACACAATTCACAATTTTTGTAACTATGCGTATGCTTGTGGTTAACCGTTGATATTGGattcaaaaacatgtttatatgGTTGCTAAAGGGATTTCATGACTAGGATATTATCAAGGATGATTTACACAAGTTTTATAGTAATGGAAATCACCAAAAACGCTGTACAATCAAGAAACAAACAAGCTGAAACACTTTTCTGTCAAGGGTTATAAGGGGCTCGGCTTTTTGAGTTTTCAGCTGGGGCTAGGGATTTGCTAGGGTCTGTtatgggtcaagggaagagtcctagccacgctaagACTCGAGACctgggctggggaggagtcctagctgCTTTATGGGGCGCTGGTGTGTGTGTAGCTTGCGCAGGAGATTTGGCTCAGCCTGGGGGATTTGGAGGGGTAGAGAAAgtggttagggtcctaggagagtGCTAGGGGTGGTGGTTCAAGGAGTGGCTCGATGGTTTGGTGGCTAGCAACAGAAAACGTGAGGGTTGCATCATAGAGTCACGCACAAGTTGTTGCCTTCTTCAGGTGGCTTGTGCGATGGTCCAGGGGCTTGGGATGGTCTAGGCAGGGTCTGGGCATGGttcagggaaggttagggtcaagtgggctcggtggtggctcagctggaagagtcctaggctaACTACGAGTCCTAGAGAAACTATGATACACACTTACACACATGCATGAAATAGGGTCACGGTAGGAGGTTTTTCATGGGGGCCAGGgctggttctttgggctgggcttggtcacgagggtgcctaggtgggttgcctcaggtttggcttgaggttgcttgggcgtggctcgagtaaatctgGAGATGGCTTGGGTGGTTTGTTAGGTTGTCAAAAATGAGATTTTAGggacaaaaattgaatccatgggtctacgggtgtggctcatgacttggaagggtagaataaataataaaaatattatgtttaaaatttggaatcaaaataatgagttttggatttatccgggattttatcgccgcacgagacgttaattaacgaattaattgaaacgccttgttttaagctttataaaactatggaaaattatatttaagctcaaattatttatgattatgatttaaatgcatatttCAAGTATTTATGATGTTGAAATACTTATTTAagagatttatggatttttatatgttaaaaggtttcttttaaaaatgtttatggatttttcgATAAAACATTAACGttaaaagaaatgttgcatgcttattcttaaaagaaaaggatattaaatgcatgatttttataaagtgatgaaaatgtgaaacattggaggaggtgaagtaattgtgactattgaagatatgaggatatgaggataagaattgggatatcgtgaggagaaaaggccccagagggagcccattttcgGGAGaaagcccagagggaacccatgcgTGGGAAAAAGCCCCACAGGGAGCCTGACTATGGGAGAAGGCCACTGAGGGagccccaacgatcgtatttccattcgatgaggataagccaaggcccagttgaccggtgagagtgttgttagtgtccccgccgcccagtactgtggttacaagtagatggatccatcggctttttgaggatgaggaaagtcacaattaacgatctgagttcaaaaaaaaggaaaaatgtttatgcttatgatgaaagaatatatgttatgaaatgaggaaaaagaaaaatgttgaggtttatgttatgcatgttcatatgaatatgttgaggatgatatgaaaatgattacgaaaatgtttatgaaaatgttaatgtttaaagttgatgcatcattatgaaaagcgttttgtttaaattttatgcatcatgaaaatgtttatgaaaatggtatTGTTTTaaggtttatgcatcttcatgaaaacgatttttaagtacaagtatttttcactgttgcatgtgatctgtatatgtattacatgttatcaagattatggtgtgttgagtctttaaactcactaggtgtgattgatgcaggtgattatgataataatgattacggaggtcttgatggttgactttgctggactgaagatgcacataactcgaggaccgacgctagttttccgcactagttatgatttatgatttttaagttatgttaaagatatttttgcaACGATTTATTTATTactgatttttgagaggttattgtatgagctatacttttcaaatgttatttttagatttagtaAAATGTAGGGTAATTTTATGATAAGCTATTTCTTTTGGTTTTCAAATTATAGTTGgttgatatattttaaaatgatgtcaaaaatattttattgttctgccaaatgctatgtgaggtttgaaaaaaaaataaaatttctagcACATTTTAAGAAAAAGAGTAGCAGACTTTTCATAGTCATTCATGGCCCCTATGATTGATTGATTGtgatttgagatttgatggTGCTTGATAAGTGAAAGATTTGCacataatttatattaaatttcatCTTGAATTATGtttgtttcgaacagaattagtgcgtttttggtttgttttgatcGTCTTTTCAGGAATGGAAAAAAAGCGGACACGAAGCCAAGTGAGCCAAGAAAACAAGTAAACAACCAACATACTGTCGGACAGAACCTTGCGCGCAGCTGCGCGAGATCatgcgcagccgcgcgcacTTAGATGACAGAATTACCCAGAGActtgcgcgcggccgcgccacgTCACACGTAGGCGCGCGCGCACCAATACATGCGAGAACCAGTAGCTCGCGCGCCACCGTGCCACATCATGCGCGACAGCGCATGCACCGAAGAACATAAGTCTCGAGAGGCACGCGCGGTAGCACCACAACTCGCGCGACCGCGCGCGCACAGCAGCAAGCCACACGACAGAACATCACGCGCCGCCGCGCGAGATCATGCGCCATTGCGCGCGCCGAGTGTCCAGAATCGTATATAATGCGCGAGTTAGGTCAGAAAAAGGGATAGTCGCCTAAGGAGAAATCACACGCACGAATCAAGCCGTCATTGGAGAAAAGCACGAGAAATCGGAGTGCATACACGAGACGAAGATTCAGAGGGCAAAGAACTGTCACAAATACAAAGAACAACGGATCCGGGGACGGAGACGACACTTAagatttgttatcttttccttcGCTTTCTATATTCTACTGTGTAACGATGTCTAGACTTACGAATatgtcttgttttcgcttggatTTCGTTATGAACTAAATTTCCattctagagaatgatgtagctttgtggatacgataatttgacatggttattttatatgattgaattctaatttatatttaattgtgtttctctgtgtttatttctctgcaatttactggccgtaaattgtttgttgtttgattaattctataactcgggagagggactaggattaaagatcattagagacacatcgttgaatgtttatagcgttcggaaggcgtataactttagcgaggcttaggtaagaacattatttgcaattatcaattaaacttagattttattagcaataattgaatcgaagtttgattgatacaatttattcgtcactttgGAAAggaagaataaaataattaagtgttcttggtcatTACATAATTGGAATTCGTGAATATAAAGTTAACTGAGAATAATTATCGTGAAAACTTGGTGAattcatttctctagatatcttttctcattgttatttctcgattcggtgattagattaattatttgttttcaattaattcgtttaagtaaaccaaatctcttttgatttttctaaataaatttgagactattttaagtacaagcattgatataattttagtttacactcctcgtgggatcgacacttgtacttaaaaattcattttactataacttgacgtcgtgcgcttgcgagcaattaagaaaacacgcaacaagtttttggcgccgttgccggggattttcaaatttgaatttatatcagtattgttaccaattagtctagattttaatttagagtttttattttttatttgattttatattgattgagtttttcattttttcctgTTTGACAGTGTATGCTAAGATCGTAAAACTTAGACTTGCTGATTTTTGAcccggagatcgaaagaactgcgagaAAATTAAGAAAAGCAAGAAGGGAAGAGATCCGAGCAATGGATGAACATAGAAGAAATGACAAACACATCCCGCCAGAGGCTATACCTACCAGAGATCACTTCCGACCAGTGATCAACAATCATTACTCTGGTATTGCAAAAGGGACCATCAACGCAAATAATTTCGAGCTGAAGCCTGCTCTAATCAATATGGTTCAGCAAAACCAGTTTGCTGGGACTGCCACTTCTGTTCCTCACGTTCATTTGAGGACCTTCTTGGAGATAACGGATACGGTAAAGATTAATATTgttcctgatgatattattagactgCGTTTTTACCGTTTTCTCTCAGGgatcaagcaagaggatggctccaatcgcttcctttgggaAGTATCACGACATGGCAGGAGCTGGCGATGAAATTTCTGGCAAAGTACTTTCCCCCtgcaaagtctgcacagttgaagattgagattagcACGTTCAGACAGACTGATTTTGAGCAATTGTATGTGGCATGGGAAAGATACAAGGAGCTGTTGAGAAAGTGCCCGAACCATGGCTTCGAAGACAGGGTGCAGATTGAATTATTCTACAACGGTCTAAATGAGAAAACAAGAGGAACAGTGGATGctgcagctggtggcacgatctttgcTAAATATCCCGAGCAAGCTTATgacttgcttgaacagatgaagATAAATAGCTACTGGTGGCCATCTGAAAGAGCAGGAGTAAAAAGGACAGCCGGAGTGTATGCTGTGGACCCTATTACATCACTCACTGTACAGGTATCCGCACTGACCACACAACTCGCAGCTATGAACAAAGTGAGCACAGCAGAGACTGAGGGTCCATCGATTGTTGCTGAAGAACAAGCTCTTCCTGAAGAAGCTCAGTATATCAATAAccgaaattttggaggattcggaggatatcgaggtaaccctccccctaatacttatcatccaggaTTAAGAAATCATGACAGTTGGCCAATGCTTTGAGAGACACAAATCGGACAGTTGGCCAACGCTTTGAGAGGTCAGAACAGGGGTCAATTTCCTAGTAACACGGAGGTTAACCCAAAAGAACAGTGCAAGGCAGTCACTTTGAGGAGTGGAAAAGAGTTAGAGATGCAAAGTTCCAAGGAGGTAATGGACAAGGAGAAGACATTTGAAGAGGGTGAGTTTGAGAatgaaaaagaagagaaaaatcaAAAGCCCAATGCCGAAGTTGAAGTCGAACAACCTCCTGTATTTCAGCCGACTCTTCCATATCCGCAgaggttcaaaaagaagaaattggatgATCAGTTTGCAAAAATTTTTGAGATCTTTAAGAAGTTACACATCAACATACCATTTGCTGATGCGGAGCAAATGCCGAATTatgcaaaatttattaaaaatgtgATGTCTAAGAAGAGGAAGTTGCAGGATTTTGAGACTGTGAAACTGACTGAAGAATGTAGCGCCATCCTGCAAAAGAAATTACCCCAGAAATTAAAAGGttcagggagttttactattccttattttattggtggttctaaatgtagtaaagctttatgtgatttaggagcAAGCATTAATTTGATGCCATTTTATATTTACAGGGATCTGGAGCTTGGAGAAGTCAAACCTACCACTATCACCTTACAACTTGCAGACAGAAGTCTCGCGTATCCACGTGGGATCGTCGAAGATGTATTGGTAAAAGTGGATAAATTTATTCTTCTTGCTGACTTTGTGATTTTAGATATGGAAGAAGATCAAGATGCTCCATTAATCTTTGGGAGACCGTTTCTGGCAACTGGAAGGGCATTGATAGATGTGCACAAGGGTGAACTCACCCTGAGAGTTGGCGGAGATGCAGTCATTTTTAACATCTATCACGCCATGAAGGGATCGAATGAGGTAAGCACTTGTAAGAGCATTGATATTATAGACTCATGCATGTCTCTTGAATGTGCAGGAACTAGGGATCCTTTGGAGAGCTG
This window contains:
- the LOC142519696 gene encoding uncharacterized protein LOC142519696 encodes the protein MDEHRRNDKHIPPEAIPTRDHFRPVINNHYSGIAKGTINANNFELKPALINMVQQNQFAGTATSVPHVHLRTFLEITDTELAMKFLAKYFPPAKSAQLKIEISTFRQTDFEQLYVAWERYKELLRKCPNHGFEDRVQIELFYNGLNEKTRGTVDAAAGGTIFAKYPEQAYDLLEQMKINSYWWPSERAGVKRTAGVYAVDPITSLTVQLANALRGQNRGQFPSNTEVNPKEQCKAVTLRSGKELEMQSSKEVMDKEKTFEEGEFENEKEEKNQKPNAEVEVEQPPVFQPTLPYPQRFKKKKLDDQFAKIFEIFKKLHINIPFADAEQMPNYAKFIKNVMSKKRKLQDFETVKLTEECSAILQKKLPQKLKGASINLMPFYIYRDLELGEVKPTTITLQLADRSLAYPRGIVEDVLVKVDKFILLADFVILDMEEDQDAPLIFGRPFLATGRALIDVHKGELTLRVGGDAVIFNIYHAMKGSNEVSTCKSIDIIDSCMSLECAGTRDPLESCLISAAGTVDEDNWEVKKQLMALEASQKERKTDAPLEELEVNEQTKVIPPSPELKELPSHLCYAFFK